Sequence from the Erythrolamprus reginae isolate rEryReg1 chromosome 2, rEryReg1.hap1, whole genome shotgun sequence genome:
ttattttaaaaaatccaattcattTGCCACTTTGCAAAGCAACTTTGGGGGACATCTATAACATCAGTAGAAGCATTCCAAcatctcagaggctgccacaaagaattgagtgtcaagctgttctccaaaccacctgaaggcagaataagaagcaatggaaggaaactaatcaaggagagaagcaacctagaactaaggagaaatttcctgacagggtgAACAATGGATCAGTGGAGCAACTTGCCTCCAGGAGCTGTGAGtgctctgttctgcctgactgggctcaggcaatgcgtaacagtccaaggaaaagaaatcaaacacacacgtgatctgctaatcagcaaacttgtattagttaaacaaaaaagggttactcaaaaacagttcttagtgtccgaaaacaatgagagtgcaaggcttacttcagccgcatacaaaaacacaggaaaaaaacaagcaaagacaacctggaatgagcaaagacgtttcaggagtccttttgaatctttggagcaaacagcaagtcccagagttttcacctcccacttgtctgacaaagctgggttaaaaactccaacggcacggaacagaaacttcagagcaggaaccacaaaataacacagataaacagccacagtttgccttggcctttgttcccttttatccctttagccctcattaagggaaccacacccagccctcagtataagaaccacacccagcccaggtgctcctataatgacttgtaatactccttaaagtgatcccttctttgcatagctcttcggctacgccgatcaatatattgatctgcagaagaacccagggacgaaagactgtctgaggaactgcatgccaaatcccctgggctgtctgctgaatcctgcataccagtggcctcgtcttcctggctgtctgccatgtcttcctggctgtctgccacatcttcctggctgtctgccacatcttcctggctgtcagccaggctttcgcattcactttgtgccacgtctctcccatctgtgggagcaacggctggcccaggcccaaacacaacatgctCCAACagtagaagttttaaagaagagattggacaaccatttatatgAAATGGcaaagggcagtgatggtgaacctttttttgcttgggtggtAAAAGGGCATGCGAATGTGCCCACCCATAacacaatgccctccccccatacATGCACACAGAACTCCTCCACActgcccccccatgcatgcatgcaggccTCCAGACATCTGGTAGGTCCGTTGGGTcctttttcgccatccacaacctccagaggctttcctggagcctggggagggtgaaaacagctggaggaagcgaactggcagccaggtaagttagaacccacccttggattaaactagaagacctgcatggttccttccaactcttgttaatttTTTTATCTTAGAGGCAAGGAGTTGCTGAAATTTGCCTTCTATCTCTCTGACTATGCCCATCACCAGCATTCTCTGTAAGCTGTATGCGTGCGCAcccgcgtgccccaaaataccccccgcgcacccttttacacgggcgtgcgctccccatccccctgccagcctgcgggggggggggggcggggaggtgccggcagtaggagaaaagggagccgcggctgcccctgcttccccatggtgcctccgcccccctcgcacccctggcctctcggccctgccccccacccgcccgatccgcctcctctgctcctccgccgcctcttgcCTTGGGGAGTGACTTCTCTCGTggtggtggcggctgcggcttctcctcgggACAAAAACGCTCCCAGcctgggggctgcgagagagggctttctccatgcgcttcgggaatgcccgccccgcccctctcgcagccccttctctgggagcgcttttgtcccggactttcagcaagggggctgcagtagaggcagggcaggcgttcccaaagggcttggagaaagagagagagggagagagagggagagagaaagtaactgagaaagagagagagaaaggggggagagagatagcaagagagagaacaagagaaagcaagcaagagagatagaaagaaagagagaggaagtgagaaaaagagagagagagcaagagggggagagagcaagagaaagaaatgactcttgatttaaagcatatggtaaaaagcatccaaataataacagagaaaaaaaaacccagccgtttgtgtgtgtgtgtgtgtgtgtgtgtgtgtgtgaactcttgaaccatttccaatagctcacctgttattggaaatggttcaagaattcacacacacacacacacacacacacaaaaggggggaggagacggggatggaaaaagaggagaagatagtaataatagtaatagattttggttttgttttattattaatttctgttaataaaaaaagaagggatttttttttcttatttgtttgtttgtttgtttgtttggttgtttgtttgtttatttatttatttatttatttatacttctatgccgcccagtcccaaagggactgtcgctcagacactatacttttccgcccacaccggaaaaaaattagaaggaacattgcCCATCACTATAGAGAGCTTTATAGTAGAACCCAAGTGTACTTGTAGAACATCCTTAGATTTCTTattgtgttttttccccctgccatTGTAGCTTCATCCTTTCCTGGGAGATTCCCACTTCTACAATACTTGCATGGGTGGCGTGTATCTGGATGAGAAAGGAGACCTTGCTGCTAAATACGATGCCATGAACTGGGTGCTATTTCCTAATAAGACCTTTGGGGCTGTGAAGTTTGGGTGGATATACAGACCATGGAGGTCCAAAGACCTGAAATTCATCCTTGACCAGGAAGCCATGAATTGGTCTCAGATGTTTAACCAGGTTAGTTTAGGCTGCTCATCTAATCCAACCATCTTTCATTCTTCCAACTAGTTGTGAAGtcgatactgtgttcagttctggagacctcacctacaaaaagatattgacaaaattgaactggtccaaagacgggctacaagaatggtggaaggtcttaagcataaaacctatcaggaaagacttcatgaactcaatctgtatagtctggaggacagaaggaaaaggggggacatgattgaaacatttaaatatgttaaagggttaaataaggttcaggagggaagtgtttttaataggaaagtgaatacaagaacaaggggacacaatctgaagttgggggaaagatcaaacgcaacgtgagaaaatattatttcactgaaagagtagtagatccttggaacaaacttccagcagacgtggttggtaaatccacagtattgctaacatgttgtaagctgccctgagtctaaggagaagggtggcataaaaatcaaataaataaatagataggtaggtaggcaggcaggcaggcaggcaggcaggcaggcaggcaggcagacagacagacaggcagacagacagacagacagacagacagacagacagacaaacaaactgaatttaaacatgcctgggataaacatatatccattgtaagataaaatacaggaaacagtgtaagggcagactagatggaccatgaggtctttttctgccatcagttttctatttttctgtttccaGTAGAACCATTTTTTGCCATCGCTGAGCCTCTGCGTGCAACTgcatttacctgcatccaaaatgagtTGTGTTGGGATGCCTAGAAGGGGTGGGGCAGGGTGAGCAGGGCCAGTCAGGAGTAGGGatttggagcaggggtgggctgctgggagtACAGTGTTTGGGAGAACCTCCAGCTAAGATTCTACGCAGTTCAGAGAACTCCCAAATTCCTCTCGTGGCTGCCCCCCTCATCCTgctcctcccaggagtccccatgtgGCCCATtgtggatgcaggtaagtgtaggatacacacagaggctcagggagggcaaaaCTACTAGCAGTTCaggaaggctggaaatggacCCATTTCCGGCCTCTAGAGGGTGTCTGAggaggctgttttcatcctcctggAAACTCGAAGAAAGCCTTCGGagctcagggagggcaaaaattctcCCTACTGTGGTGTAGGAGGCCAaaaggccatgcccaccatggctacAATGACCCagaaaccaggcagagaaccccttgctaacatTTTTGAAGCCCAACCGATTTGGGGGCTCTCTGAACTACTAGGAATCTTAGctacatgttctgtcgggctctctggtagacttctcccaaaaattcacaggtacaaatttcagacacacacacgttttaaaattcaaaacaatgttctttttaatgaaaagtcacttaaactaagccctcttttggtatagcaaagagcactcatctccaaacaaactggtaatttgtacaagtcccatatcagttctgtgatacttagcttgcagctgtgaggcaattcacagtccttcttctttcacaaagtgagagacactttgctctggtttagtttcaaagcggggaaaaatcagcacacaaaaagtcaaagtcagtaaagcagtcacgaaacacaacaatcagataatcctccacaatggccaaacccacaggctgctctttatagcagcctcactaatgaccacagccccacccaaccataggtggtctcattttctttgataataatctctcagttgttgctgcctatgcatcgctctccgcatgtgtggctgtatcattaactcttgttctgaatccaaggaggagctagagaattgatctccttctgagctgtctgccacactctcctcctccctgtcactcatgtcttcttggtcagaggagccttcatcagcagattccaatcgagggcaaaacaggcctgcagcatgtggatgtctcccccacatccacagtccttggggcaggagctaaaccagagctaaccacaacagctacaGATTATCCGAAACACCTGAGAAcctccagcagcccacccctgcctaaatTGTAGTTAAAACAGCgttcttcagagagagaaagcgagagagagcaaACAAGAGGCGGGTGTGCACATACCCTGAAGGACTGGTTTAGCTCCCCTGGGCTCCTCCAGCAGCATTTTGAAACACGCTTTACTTcaccccagaacccgcaggggcaacgggGTGGCAATCTGAGGGTTTTACTGTGCTCTATGACGCAGGTGGTGGCGGCAGAGGCTGGAATGGAGGCTGCGTATCTCAGCTGCTCAGCAGCCCGCACAtacctgctactgctgctgctgccaccaatTTTGCCGCTGCCgagcccctcagctgtttggcagcTCACGGGACCTCTGCCGCCGCTGCTGCCGCAGATCTTGCCACTGCCAGGCATCTCAGCTGTCTCGTGGCCCACATGTCTTCTGTCAGTCGCGGCGGCAGCAGGAGGCACAATCTGGGCAGCGGCAGCTGACAcgtgggccgccaaacagctgagaggcccaGTGGCAGCAAAATTGGCGGTGGCATCCCAAAAGCGGAGGAGCAGCTCTCGACGCTGACCAGCCCAAACCGTTGGgcccctttgctgctgcaggcAGGTAGCCACCCATCCGTCAGGCTGTCTTGTGCCTCCGTATCTGGAGGCTTGCCCATGGCCACTGAGGGCTCCTCCCAAAGTGGCGCCGGCACCGAAAGAAGATGGGTCCAGCGAGGGGGCTGAGCCTTGGCCGCCActgcccagattgcacctcctgccGCCATCGCGGCCAACAGAAGACCCGTAAACTGCCAAACAGCTAAGGGGTCCTGTGCTGGCGAAATCGGAGGCAGCAAAATTGGCCGCAGCGGGTGGCAGTAAGgctcttcaagtggagcgtaccaatgctccaagaattaaaggggaaggatcgggaggctggggcagaagcggagcttttatttaaagaaggcttctttaaatacatttttaaaataaaaaaaataccatgggttttcaaaatttttacttatttatttattttttgaaaacccttgGTATAGGCTTTCCACAAAAATCGAACTGGACAAGAAGTAAtgcatggaaactaatcaaagaaaaaagcaatctagaacaaaggagaaatttactgacagcaattaatcaatggaacttacctccagaagttgtaaatgctccaacactggaagtttgtccgaaatggtatagcgcaggggtgtcaaactcactgcaTCAtattgtcacatgatgtatcatgactttttcccCCTCCACTAAACCGACGGTGGGGGtgaccagcatgtgatgcatctggcccatgggctgtgagtttgacacccctggtgtagggtttcctacttaagtgaggggttggattagaagacttccaaggtcccttccaactctgttattctgttatttttattctgcttttcCAGTCCCACCCTTTCTTTGATCACTGAACTTAATGCTGGATagagaaatcatttttttccaaatcccTACTCAGCACAGGATTCACTAAATCATCTTTGACAGGTAATTATCcaggctgcctttgaagactTCAAACAAAAACAATTGATTGGCCATATcttaacccccccacccccaatccaCTGTAATACCTTCcttgacagaaagagaaaaaggatagGGATGAGCAGACCTGTTAAACAGATGAATGTCTTGTGATGGTGCCAATGCCCAACCACCTTTGATTGATGCTGCTTTTCTTTTCGTACAGTCCCTTCCTCACTCCCGGTGTACCACAAACTGTCACCCTGGCCAAGCCAAGATGGTCTTGGAAGGAAGGCCTCTTTGCTGCTACGGGTGTATCTCGTGTGCAGAAGGAACCATCTCTACTGTGGAAGGTAGGAGACACCAAGGCAGTTCTTGAATGATGGGGAGAACAGTCCATGAAGTGTTGCCATTCAGGGATATTTGGATATTACATTTGTCTACCTCCATTGTTTTCCCCACAGAAATTAGCTTCTGCCGCCTTGCCAGGATAGCTTTTAaagttcttttaatttttttctttttttgcatataCATTGACTGATCACTCACACAGTATCAGTGCTCTGTACAACTCACCGCTCCTGCACAAAGCTTATTCTGGTTGCCCTAGCTTTATGGTGGCCACCATGACCACATTCCCTGCTGCTGGATCCAAGAGTTTTCCTCCGACCTCTGAGAGACTTGCCTGTCCCTCTTAGTCTTCTGAAGTAcctctccttcttctccatcCCTACAGGACAGATCTGGTCCGAAAAGCCCCCAATAGTGGAATTTTGTGTGGCTAATCATAGCCCGCTATTTTCAGACTGTCTCACCACAACACTTCCGGTCCAATGGATTTGTATAATGTTGAGGGTTAAGTTGTCTGATGATGTAGATCTTAGACTGCTCTTTGTCTTTTTGGGACCTTCCTCTCCACTGCAGCCAGTTTATTTTACTTCTGTCTTCACCAATCCCATCCTTTTTGTTACTCCTGGCTGTTTTCCTTCCTCGTTTTTACTAGAGAACTTTTAACCCATCTTtttttgctttacagacctggATTTTGAGGTACAATATCGGAGGTACAatattggagaagggcggcatacaaatccaataaatgaatgaatgaatgaataaataaccaTAATTTAGTATTAATAGACAGTATTCAGAAGACATGTTTTATTATGATCATGTAACATTAACATTTGAGGTCTCACCTGTCTTCTCCCCAGATGCAGAGAAGTGCACAAGATGTCCAAAAAATCACCATCCGAATACAGACCAAACCAAATGCATCCCCAAACATATAACCTTCTTGTCGTACAAGGAAGACTTGGGAATGATTCTGGCTTCCTTTGCCATCTTCTTATCTTTAATCACTGTCTTTGTTTTAGCAATCTTTATCAAATTCTTAGAAACTCCcatagtcaaagccaacaaccgggacctctcctacctcctccttttctctctccttctgtccTTCATGACTTCCCTCCTTTTCATTGGTTCTCCAAAGCCaatcacctgccttctccgacaaacctCCTTCAGCATCATCTTTTCCATTGCTGTCTCTTCTGTCTTGGCTAAAACTATCATGGTAGTGCTGGCTTTCCTTGCCACAAAGCCTGGGAATTTTGTGAGGAGATGGTTGGGAAAGACTCTGGCCAATTCCATTGTACTTTCTTGCTCTGGTCTCCAAGTTGTCATCTGCatcatctggctgggagtttctcctcCATTCCCTGAGTCTGATATGCACTCTCAGACCAAGCAGATTGTCCTGCACTGCAGCGAAGGTTCTGTCGCTATGTTTTATGTTGCCCTGGGCTACATGGGCTTCTTGGCTGCCATCTCCTTTATGGTGGCTTTCCTAGCCAGGaacctgcctggggccttcaacgaagccaagctaaTCACCTTCAGTATGCTGGtattctgcagtgtctgggtgtccTTTGTGCCCGCCTACCTGAGTACCAAAGGGAagtacatggtggctgttcaggtcttctccatcttggcctccagtACTGGGTTATTGGGCTgtatcttcatccccaagtgctacattattatCTTGAGGCCAGATTTGAATACAAAGGAGCATCTAACAGCAAACAGTAAAGATGGCTTGAGAGGGAATGCAAAATAACCTGACAATTGTCACAAACGTCTCAAAATCATTTGAGAAGAAATCAGGTTGATTCAATCTACATATTCTGGAGAAATTAACTTTGGTGATTTTTATTGGTACCACCCTATGTCTTCCACCACTGGGAGAAGTCATGTGTCCAAATGTCTATAGAATTCTATTCAGCAGGGATGCCTGATTTTGCCCTCTTTTAGTAAAGATGGACAGTGACCGGAGCTTTATTTTCTCACCCTCTACCCAACAACTGATCTGATAATCACTATGAAGACAACATTGCAATGTTAAAATACttttcaaatattaaaataaatacttttacaAACATTAAAACTTAGTTTATTTGAAAGCATTATTAAATGTCGTTTGAATTCTATATGTTGATATAGTTCTGGGAGAAAATTGAGTATGGGAATGAAAGGAACTTTCTTGGGAGTTATAAGCTGAGTTCAGAAggaaaatctttatttatttctttttatttattcatttgtccaatacacaaatacataggaagaaaaatagacatgtgataatataaaagagggtgaaagtgaacttagaggagaggatatatgaaaggaagagaatatatatgataggtgaaagagaggaaagacaattggacaggggacgaaaggcacaccagtgcacttatgtacgccccttactggcctcttaggaacctggagaggtcaatcgtggagagtctaagggagaagtgttgggggttaggggttgacacaattgagtcaggtaatgagttccacacttcgataactcgattgttgaaatcatattttttacagtcaagtttggagcggttcgtattaagtttgaatctgttgcgtgctcttttgttattgcggttgaagctgaagtagtaattgactggtaggacgttgcagcatatgatcttgtgggcaatactcaaatcgtgtttt
This genomic interval carries:
- the LOC139159096 gene encoding vomeronasal type-2 receptor 26-like, giving the protein MGKGHNAHWYLLSFLFAIREINQNPHILPNITLGYDIYENYYEPGLTADALMDLLSIGQANVPNYICGREKRLLAVIEGTESDISEQISTMLSLYKMPQISYGFVSETLNDKTHFPFMYRMVPKEEYLYWGIAKVLHHFRWNWIGLLAPDTDNGKRFLRTFSPILTRNTICVAFSVNIPVLPWKMGLLFKEPFHLWNNVSVCIYYGESRHLYSLILALQSYIERHLFSAKGRMRCQENEELETLQEDVVEKTFSLDGYGIYNLARAIARASHAAYLSKSKQKAKKERDPRLVLQTWQLHPFLGDSHFYNTCMGGVYLDEKGDLAAKYDAMNWVLFPNKTFGAVKFGWIYRPWRSKDLKFILDQEAMNWSQMFNQSLPHSRCTTNCHPGQAKMVLEGRPLCCYGCISCAEGTISTVEDAEKCTRCPKNHHPNTDQTKCIPKHITFLSYKEDLGMILASFAIFLSLITVFVLAIFIKFLETPIVKANNRDLSYLLLFSLLLSFMTSLLFIGSPKPITCLLRQTSFSIIFSIAVSSVLAKTIMVVLAFLATKPGNFVRRWLGKTLANSIVLSCSGLQVVICIIWLGVSPPFPESDMHSQTKQIVLHCSEGSVAMFYVALGYMGFLAAISFMVAFLARNLPGAFNEAKLITFSMLVFCSVWVSFVPAYLSTKGKYMVAVQVFSILASSTGLLGCIFIPKCYIIILRPDLNTKEHLTANSKDGLRGNAK